A part of Acropora palmata chromosome 6, jaAcrPala1.3, whole genome shotgun sequence genomic DNA contains:
- the LOC141884335 gene encoding uncharacterized protein LOC141884335 isoform X2, with translation MPKRTGKKKTKKKANKTNERDVASVQLGSIANRTMVQQMASESLSVSSSSRDALSSKERLSRALLDAELRNKRRFMKGKVTSRAYEQLTPQEIRDLRSIDARELRKAMKALGFKISKESIEEMIADLDADKSGSIEFDEFLEFVIARQGDGRDVHNEILQGFKIFDTDKTGKISLANLKQASRMCGVKLNEQELKEMIQEADKDGDNEVDQEEFVNIMLKTNLFN, from the exons ATGCCGAAGAGAACTGGaaagaagaagacaaagaagaaagCCAACAAGACCAATGAACGTGATGTGGCGTCGGTGCAGTTAGGTAGTATTGCCAACCGAACTATGGTTCAACAAATGGCTTCAGAGAGTTTAAGCGTCTCAAGCAGTAGCCGAGATGCTCTTTCTTCTAAAGAAAGG CTATCACGTGCCCTACTGGATGCAGAACTTCGAAACAAGAGAAGATTCATGAAAGGAAAAGTCACATCAAGAGCATATGAACAACTTACTCCACAAGAAATCAGAGATTTAAG GTCCATTGATGCACGGGAGCTGAGAAAAGCAATGAAAGCATTAGGATTTAAGATTTCTAAAGAATCTATTGAGGAAATGATAG CCGATCTTGATGCTGATAAATCTGG GTCCATTGAATTTGATGAGTTCTTGGAGTTTGTGATCGCTAGACAAGGAGATGGAAGGGATGTCCACAATGAAATTCTTCAG ggtttcaaaatttttgataCAG ACAAGACAGGAAAGATCTCTCTTGCAAATCTGAAGCAAGCTTCAAGGATGTGTGGAGTGAAACTGAATGAACAGGAACTAAAAGAAATGATACAAGAAGCTGACAAAGATGGGGACAACGAAGTGGACCAAGAGGAATTTGTAAATATCATGctaaaaacaaacttgttcAACTGA
- the LOC141884335 gene encoding uncharacterized protein LOC141884335 isoform X1: MPKRTGKKKTKKKANKTNERDVASVQLGSIANRTMVQQMASESLSVSSSSRDALSSKERLSRALLDAELRNKRRFMKGKVTSRAYEQLTPQEIRDLRLVFDVFDTDRSGSIDARELRKAMKALGFKISKESIEEMIADLDADKSGSIEFDEFLEFVIARQGDGRDVHNEILQGFKIFDTDKTGKISLANLKQASRMCGVKLNEQELKEMIQEADKDGDNEVDQEEFVNIMLKTNLFN; encoded by the exons ATGCCGAAGAGAACTGGaaagaagaagacaaagaagaaagCCAACAAGACCAATGAACGTGATGTGGCGTCGGTGCAGTTAGGTAGTATTGCCAACCGAACTATGGTTCAACAAATGGCTTCAGAGAGTTTAAGCGTCTCAAGCAGTAGCCGAGATGCTCTTTCTTCTAAAGAAAGG CTATCACGTGCCCTACTGGATGCAGAACTTCGAAACAAGAGAAGATTCATGAAAGGAAAAGTCACATCAAGAGCATATGAACAACTTACTCCACAAGAAATCAGAGATTTAAGGCTTGTGTTTGATGTTTTCGATACTGATAGGAGCGG GTCCATTGATGCACGGGAGCTGAGAAAAGCAATGAAAGCATTAGGATTTAAGATTTCTAAAGAATCTATTGAGGAAATGATAG CCGATCTTGATGCTGATAAATCTGG GTCCATTGAATTTGATGAGTTCTTGGAGTTTGTGATCGCTAGACAAGGAGATGGAAGGGATGTCCACAATGAAATTCTTCAG ggtttcaaaatttttgataCAG ACAAGACAGGAAAGATCTCTCTTGCAAATCTGAAGCAAGCTTCAAGGATGTGTGGAGTGAAACTGAATGAACAGGAACTAAAAGAAATGATACAAGAAGCTGACAAAGATGGGGACAACGAAGTGGACCAAGAGGAATTTGTAAATATCATGctaaaaacaaacttgttcAACTGA